A genomic region of Antennarius striatus isolate MH-2024 chromosome 16, ASM4005453v1, whole genome shotgun sequence contains the following coding sequences:
- the LOC137610279 gene encoding fas-binding factor 1 homolog, whose amino-acid sequence MDMMEMDDEDDELFPEIGFSKKPSSASSQTKSINKATKNDLFESHVQPDEAATTEEGMPSFSPSFKARNDKKFTFFDSGDCDEDDIAQTPHTKATSAKNQGDVTFDHAVDDLIDTLGLNDDENSFKKKDAALWSNEERIEAPQRTHTKLDKILESLTSSSLVERRLKGERKEPPLSQEKQLQDLKDNKASLPSEDDFTFGTYQPTVASRLTRRPSRRQFKRSTDDDSSSTPENKPKPTTPNSSQQRNSAADWLCLKPNDDDLFLEADAAMAKTAAESTKASSPSLERKPSLNGSHTYAAAAETPPSPDQTEEPTKLEASKSQGRGQEKEDWLAAALHRKKALPMFDTKASTQEDNSGLGKEIDKELILSKSVASQAPRVREATGVTEASNTFSEHPCLTAHSSPAREKRTMPAVPQQHEIQKTPSVITQQSQLPGGGTVGDAGVIQRCIESDQPPGDYQTLQARIIQLEGQVKTLHLELDKNQALEIVQQHHKKDMELMENAHKARVKLLEEWAAQREAQARRECDDLKERLAVVTQSAEQERSELQAQYQRKLAQTQQDRDREVERLKDLQRKSILEMKKDHEDQIQWLKKLKDEEIDAVTSATSQTRSLTVVIERMEQFSSRLGEISSRVESTHEHTAHGLEQGARHRDEQLRLMQDRLAQQQKAMAEERAHLKEIISRMDSQLNEQQRQLEKERWKVTAEQAKVESTQRGLEEERHALTLQISMEREELDRAKSALLEEQKSVIQHCAEERKKLAIERDQFHAMEKQRYERAERDVSSLLEKREGSIISLAQEQADLKLRTAELKQKEILVARETETLERLREELDNEKEQISSSALRVKTKAQEVEAFSKLAAEKYDEGERALQEAKHIEAMHEARLAKIHVQTERLRQQEQRILKDQIRLNHLQNAMETQTLESPVNPFQSISPILSENKGSMLPKSELQSTTRTTLALANVESTSFQTSLALWKYNTDKDSRYIEDEQIFLDKLKKKTYKPF is encoded by the exons atggacATGATG GAAATGGATGATGAGGACGATGAACTTTTTCCTGAAATTGGCTTTTCCAAAAAGCCAAGTTCAGCTTCTTCACAAACAAAGTCAATtaataaagcaacaaaaaatGACTTGTTTGAAAGTCATGTCCAACCAGACGAAGCAG CCACCACAGAAGAGGGGATGCCAAGCTTTTCACCTTCATTCAAAGCGCGTAATGACAAGAAGTTTACCTTCTTTG ACAGTGGTGATTGTGATGAGGACGATATTGCTCAAACACCTCACACTAAAG CTACATCTGCAAAGAATCAAGGTGATGTGACATTTGATCATGCTGTGGATGACCTTATCGATACTCTCGGattaaatgatgatgaaaacagtTTCAAGAAGAAGGACGCTGCACTTTGGTCCAATGAGGAAAG GATTGAGGCACCTCAGAGAACGCATACAAAATTGGACAAGATTCTAGAGAGTTTGACTTCCAGCAGTCTTGTCGAACGACGTCTGAAGGGTGAGAGGAAGGAGCCACCTTTGTCTCAAGAGAAGCAGCTGCAAGATCTCAAAGATAATAAAGCATCCCTACCCTCAG AGGATGACTTCACATTTGGCACCTATCAGCCCACTGTGGCATCCAGACTAACAAGACGACCATCTCGTAGACAGTTTAAAAG ATCAACAGATGATGACAGTTCCTCTACTCCAGAGAATAAACCCAAACCCACCACCCCAAACTCCTCCCAACAACGAAACTCAGCAGCTGACTGGCTTTGCCTCAAACCAAATGATGACGATTTGTTTTTAGAGGCAGATGCAGCCATGGCTAAGACTGCAGCGGAGTCTACAAAGgcttcttctccttcattaGAAAGAAAACCCTCTCTGAATGGCAGCCATACAtatgctgcagctgcagaaacCCCACCCTCACCTGATCAAACAGAAGAGCCAACCAAGCTGGAGGCGTCTAAAAGCCAGGGGAGAGGGCAAGAGAAGGAAGACTGGTTAGCAGCAGCTCTTCACAGGAAGAAGGCACTGCCAATGTTTGACACAAAAGCATCCACCCaagaagacaattcaggtctaGGAAAAGAAATTGATAAGGAATTGATTCTTAG TAAATCAGTGGCATCACAAGCTCCCAGGGTGAGAGAGGCCACAGGTGTTACAGAGGCCAG taataCATTTTCTGAACACCCCTGCCTCACTGCTCATTCTTCTCCTGCCAGAGAGAAGAGGACCATGCCAG CGGTCCCCCAGCAACATGAGATACAAAAGACACCCTCTGTTATTACACAG CAGTCCCAGTTGCCGGGTGGAGGCACTGTCGGAGATGCAGGAGTCATACAGAGATGCATAGAGAGTGATCAACCACCTGGGGATTATCAGACTTTACAGGCTCGCATCATCCAGCTGGAGGGCCAG gTGAAGACCCTTCACCTAGAATTAGACAAAAACCAAGCATTGGAGATTGTCCAACAGCATCACAAAAAGGATATGGAGCTCATGGAGAATGCACACAA GGCTCGTGTGAAATTGCTTGAAGAATGGGCAGCCCAGAGGGAAGCACAAGCACGACGAGAGTGTGACGACTTAAAAGAGCGCTTGGCAGTGGTAACCCAATCGGCTGAGCAGGAACGCTCAGAACTGCAAGCTCAGTACCAGCGCAAACTGGCACAGACCCAGCAAGACAGAGACCGGGAAGTAGAGAGACTCAAAGACCTCCAGAG GAAATCTATCTTGGAGATGAAGAAAGACCATGAGGATCAAATTCAGTGGCTGAAGAAACTTAAAGATGAGGAAATTGATGCAGTTACAAGTGCAACATCTCAGACCAG GTCACTCACAGTGGTGATAGAGCGGATGGAGCAGTTCTCCTCCCGACTTGGGGAGATTTCTTCTCGGGTGGAGAGCACACATGAGCACACAGCTCATGGCCTGGAGCAGGGCGCCCGGCACAGAGACGAGCAGCTTCGAT TGATGCAGGACCGTCTGGCTCAACAGCAGAAAGCCATGGCAGAGGAGAGAGCACACCTCAAGGAAATCATTTCTAGGATGGACAGTCAGCTCAATGAGCAGCAGAGGCAGCTTGAGAAG GAACGCTGGAAGGTGACAGCAGAGCAGGCCAAGGTAGAGTCTACTCAAAGAGGACTGGAGGAAGAGCGACATGCCCTCACATTGCAGATCAGCATGGAAAGAGAGGAGCTGGATAGAGCAAAG AGTGCATTACTGGAGGAACAGAAGTCAGTGATACAGCATtgtgcagaggagaggaagaagctAGCAATTGAGCGCGACCAATTCCACGCCATGGAGAAACAGAGGTATGAGAGAGCCGAGCGTGATGTTAGCAGCCTCTTGGAGAAGAGAGAGGGCTCCATCATCAGTCTGGCACAG GAACAAGCGGACCTAAAGCTTCGCACTGCAGAGTTAAAACAAAAGGAGATTTTAGTGGCACGTGAGACAGAGACTCTGGAAAGACTGAGAGAAGAACTGGACAATGAGAAAGAGCAAATAAGCAGCTCAGCCTTGAGGGTCAAGACTAAAGCCCAGGAGGTGGAGGCCTTTTCCAAG CTCGCCGCAGAGAAGTATGATGAAGGTGAACGAGCACTGCAGGAAGCAAAACACATAGAGGCTATGCATGAGGCAAGGCTCGCAAAAATCCATGTGCAGACAGAGCGGCTGAGGCAGCAAGAGCAGCGGATTCTTAAG GACCAAATTCGGTTAAATCATCTGCAGAACGCAATGGAGACGCAAACACTGGAGTCACCAGTTAATCCTTTCCAGTCTATTTCACCCATTTTATCAG AAAATAAAGGTTCAATGTTGCCAAAGTCCGAGCTGCAATCAACCACAAGGACTACTCTTGCACTTGCCAATGTGGAGTCTACATCTTTTCAAACTAGTTTGGCTCTGTGGAAGTACAATACAGACAAG GACTCAAGGTACATTGAAGATGAGCAGATTTTCCTGGACAAGTTGAAAAAGAAGACCTACAAGCCATTTTAG
- the LOC137609803 gene encoding cytoglobin-1-like, producing MRCFFFSLFLTYTLAEQRPRGEEQRKKERRDLLPHSPRKKYKTERKMEMRQEEGELDLLEQPSTLTDKDVVMIQESWIKVYENHMDNGAAILMRFFTDFPSSMKFFKDFKHIERIEELQNNDKLKKHGERVMNLINDVIVNLYNSEKVALVLNGLGKSHALRHHVEPIYFKILSGVILTVLKEAFSEVVTSEVAAAWTKLLANLYSAVKAAYDEVGWIKGSASTSK from the exons atgaggtgtttttttttcagcctgTTCCTCACTTACACTCTTGCTGAGCAGAGACCCAGAGGtgaagagcaaagaaaaaaggagagaaggGATCTACTTCCTCACTCACCAAGAAAAAAGtataaaacagaaagaaag ATGGAGATGAGACAGGAAGAGGGAGAGCTGGACCTCCTAGAGCAACCAAGCACTCTGACTGACAAGGACGTAGTGATGATACAGGAGTCCTGGATAAAAGTCTATGAGAACCACATGGACAACGGGGCAGCGATACTAATGAG GTTTTTTACTGACTTCCCATCATCCATGAAGTTTTTCAAGGATTTCAAGCACATTGAGAGGATAGAGGAGCTGCAGAACAACGACAAGCTGAAAAAGCATGGTGAAAGAGTCATGAATCTCATCAATGATGTGATTGTGAACCTTTACAACTCAGAGAAGGTGGCCTTGGTGCTAAATGGGCTGGGCAAGTCCCATGCACTCCGGCACCACGTGGAGCCTATTTACTTTAAG ATCCTTAGTGGTGTGATACTGACGGTCCTAAAGGAAGCATTTTCAGAAGTTGTGACATCGGAGGTGGCTGCTGCATGGACCAAATTATTGGCTAATCTCTACAGTGCTGTCAAAGCCGCATATGACGAAGTAGGCTGGATTAAGGGGTCGGCATCAACATCGAAGTAG